The following coding sequences lie in one Sphaerochaeta sp. genomic window:
- a CDS encoding beta-eliminating lyase-related protein, translated as MLYFASDYQEGCCPEILDALEKTNLDHHVGYGKDTVCEDAKERIKVVCGSPDAVVHFLTGGTQANSTVIAALLRQYQGVFAAESGHIAGHEAGAVEYTGHKVLCLPPENGKVTASSVASYMEAFLANDTHDHMVEPGMVYISHPTESGTLYTKRELSDLHAVCSQYHLPLYLDGARLGYGLVAPGTDVSLSDIASLTDVFTIGGTKVGALFGEAVVFTRAELADHFFTITKEHGALLAKGWLLGLQFGTLFSDDLYFRISRHAVELALQLKSGLSAKGYTFHPETVTNQQFPVVKNTVLEPLSKKVVYSLWEPLDKDRSVIRLATSWATTEEDVAALLACL; from the coding sequence ATGTTGTATTTCGCCTCTGATTACCAGGAAGGGTGTTGTCCGGAGATTCTGGACGCGCTTGAGAAGACCAATCTTGACCATCATGTCGGCTATGGCAAGGATACGGTGTGTGAGGACGCCAAAGAGCGGATCAAAGTGGTGTGCGGTTCCCCGGATGCCGTCGTCCACTTTCTGACGGGAGGGACGCAGGCGAACAGCACGGTCATCGCCGCGCTCCTTCGGCAGTACCAGGGAGTGTTCGCCGCAGAAAGCGGACACATCGCCGGCCATGAGGCGGGAGCGGTGGAGTATACCGGACACAAGGTGCTCTGCCTGCCTCCGGAAAATGGAAAAGTGACCGCATCCTCCGTCGCTTCATACATGGAAGCGTTCCTGGCCAATGACACCCACGACCACATGGTGGAGCCGGGCATGGTGTACATCTCCCACCCGACGGAGAGCGGAACACTGTACACCAAACGGGAACTCTCTGATCTTCACGCTGTCTGTTCGCAGTATCACCTTCCGCTGTATCTGGACGGAGCCCGTCTGGGATACGGTCTGGTCGCCCCGGGAACGGACGTGTCGTTGTCCGACATCGCATCGTTGACGGACGTCTTCACCATCGGCGGGACGAAAGTCGGAGCCCTGTTCGGGGAAGCGGTGGTGTTCACCAGAGCGGAACTCGCCGACCATTTCTTTACCATCACCAAGGAACATGGGGCGCTCCTTGCCAAAGGCTGGCTGTTGGGACTGCAGTTCGGAACACTGTTCTCCGATGACTTGTACTTCCGCATCTCCCGGCACGCCGTGGAGCTTGCCCTCCAGCTGAAGTCCGGTCTTTCGGCAAAAGGTTACACGTTCCATCCCGAGACCGTCACGAACCAACAGTTTCCCGTGGTGAAAAATACGGTGCTGGAGCCGTTGTCCAAGAAGGTCGTCTACAGCCTGTGGGAGCCATTGGATAAAGACCGATCGGTCATCCGCCTTGCCACCAGCTGGGCTACAACCGAGGAGGATGTGGCGGCGCTTCTTGCCTGTCTGTAA
- a CDS encoding DUF92 domain-containing protein: protein MDRFANLVPDCLSFASHLNKWFFPIPYASWILLAVMLLLGFFAWKGRQLKVDGAVAAVVVGFGITWILGYGALFVMVLFFLGAGVMGKVSRMYRQERSELIQKKGGMRDSRQVLANGGLALVCAILYIFFSSPVVLVMFGAVIAEAASDTASGEIGVMSRQKPVSLLTGRPMPKGLSGAVTTTGLLAGLLSSAVIALCWLSNFFIPNGHAFLLAAIVTVSGFFGSVFDSFLGCTCQACYYDEQHDRLTEHEGAGGVKFQLEHGWPWMDNDMVNFLSNLSACIFSGLLALLLG, encoded by the coding sequence ATGGATCGTTTCGCCAACCTTGTGCCGGACTGCCTGTCCTTTGCCTCCCACCTGAACAAATGGTTCTTCCCAATTCCGTACGCTTCGTGGATTCTGCTTGCCGTGATGCTCCTGTTGGGGTTCTTTGCGTGGAAAGGCAGGCAACTGAAGGTCGATGGCGCGGTGGCGGCGGTGGTCGTCGGCTTCGGAATCACCTGGATCCTTGGCTATGGCGCGCTGTTCGTCATGGTGTTGTTCTTTCTGGGCGCAGGGGTGATGGGCAAGGTTTCCCGGATGTACCGGCAGGAGAGGAGCGAGTTGATCCAAAAGAAAGGAGGGATGCGTGACAGCCGGCAGGTGCTGGCCAACGGCGGCCTGGCGCTGGTCTGTGCCATCCTGTACATTTTCTTCTCTTCTCCCGTCGTGCTGGTGATGTTCGGCGCTGTGATCGCCGAGGCGGCAAGCGATACGGCAAGCGGGGAGATCGGGGTGATGTCACGCCAGAAGCCGGTCAGCCTGCTCACCGGCCGTCCGATGCCCAAAGGGTTGTCCGGTGCCGTGACGACTACCGGCCTCCTTGCCGGCTTGCTCTCCTCCGCGGTGATCGCCCTGTGCTGGCTATCCAACTTCTTCATCCCCAACGGGCACGCGTTCCTCCTGGCGGCCATCGTCACCGTCAGTGGGTTTTTCGGATCGGTGTTCGACAGTTTCCTGGGCTGTACCTGCCAGGCATGCTACTACGATGAGCAGCATGACCGCTTGACGGAACATGAGGGTGCCGGAGGAGTGAAATTCCAGCTGGAACATGGCTGGCCGTGGATGGACAACGACATGGTGAATTTCCTGTCCAACCTGTCGGCCTGCATTTTTTCCGGACTCCTGGCGTTGCTTCTGGGGTGA
- a CDS encoding carbohydrate ABC transporter permease: protein MQITKENRLSSIARYVGLVIIAILTLLPFVWMLSASFKSDIDVFSVPIQWIPKTFHPENYVKIWTKIPLGLFTYNSIKLTVIITLIQLVTSSFAAYGFSKCRFKGRDTLFVCYIITIAIPWQVYMLPQYIMMQKVHLIDTHLSIILLQSFTAFGVFLLRQFFQSVPNELLEAARIDGLTEYGIYARIMLPLSKPAMATLTIFSFVSVWNDFMGPMIYFNSTRNKTIQLGIRMFISQYSAEYNLIMAASLCSLVPVFILYVSFQRFFIQGIATSGLKG from the coding sequence ATGCAGATCACCAAAGAAAACAGACTCTCTTCCATCGCCCGGTATGTGGGGTTGGTCATCATTGCGATCCTTACCCTTCTGCCGTTCGTCTGGATGCTTTCCGCTTCCTTTAAAAGCGATATTGACGTTTTTTCCGTTCCCATCCAATGGATTCCCAAAACCTTCCATCCTGAGAACTATGTCAAAATATGGACGAAGATTCCGCTTGGCCTGTTCACCTACAACAGCATCAAACTTACCGTGATCATCACCCTCATCCAGCTGGTGACATCATCATTCGCCGCCTATGGATTTTCAAAATGCCGTTTCAAAGGGCGTGATACGTTGTTTGTCTGCTACATCATCACCATTGCCATTCCCTGGCAGGTGTACATGCTTCCCCAGTACATCATGATGCAGAAGGTCCATCTCATCGACACCCACCTGTCCATCATTCTCCTGCAAAGCTTCACTGCATTCGGGGTGTTTCTTCTCCGACAATTCTTCCAAAGCGTTCCCAATGAACTTCTGGAAGCGGCCAGGATCGATGGCTTGACGGAATATGGCATTTATGCCCGCATCATGCTTCCCCTCTCCAAGCCGGCGATGGCCACGCTGACCATCTTCTCGTTCGTATCCGTCTGGAATGACTTCATGGGGCCTATGATTTACTTCAACTCCACGCGAAACAAAACCATTCAGCTTGGCATCCGGATGTTCATCTCCCAGTATTCCGCAGAGTACAATTTGATCATGGCAGCATCACTTTGTTCGTTGGTTCCCGTCTTCATCCTGTACGTCTCGTTCCAACGGTTCTTCATACAAGGAATCGCGACAAGCGGACTGAAGGGATGA